From the Phoenix dactylifera cultivar Barhee BC4 chromosome 10, palm_55x_up_171113_PBpolish2nd_filt_p, whole genome shotgun sequence genome, one window contains:
- the LOC120112253 gene encoding nuclear transport factor 2-like yields MSSITTMQAINEKILSMDYREFGAEIKVVDAQEPLDSGVLVLITGYLIGKENIRRSFIQSFFLATQDKGGNVLNDIFRFVEEADEQRGTSGLVNGTGVTLLEILLWITLGFIVKFLLQYLTIMFFG; encoded by the exons ATGAGTTCGATCACCACCATGCAA GCGATCAACGAGAAGATACTGTCTATGGACTATAGAGAGTTCGGGGCGGAGATAAAGGTGGTGGATGCTCAGGAACCGCTTGATAGTGGGGTGCTCGTCCTCATAACTGGGTACCTCATAGGGAAGGAAAACATCAGGAGAAGCTTCATTCAGTCTTTCTTCCTTGCCACCCAGGATAAAGGTGGTAATGTATTGAATGATATATTTAGATTTGTGGAAGAGGCTGATGAGCAACGGGGGACCTCTGGGTTGGTGAACGGCACTGGTGTGACTCTACTTGAGATTCTTCTTTGGATTACATTGGGTTTCATTGTGAAATTTCTTCTACAATATTTAACTATCATGTTCTTTGGATAA
- the LOC120112254 gene encoding probable indole-3-pyruvate monooxygenase YUCCA10 translates to MKKEVLIVGAGPSGLATAACLNMFSIANIILEKEDCSASLWRRRAYDRLKLHLAKQFCELPHMPYPSTFPTFIPKDQFIQYLDNYQARFKPNIVYCTVVDSANYDKYKGTWSIMAWDKVTGEVKEYTAKFLVVATGENDEGMIPDIPGLKTFSGEVVHSSFYKSGAAYAGKNVLVVGSGNSGMEIAYDLSNFGAKTAITIQSPVTRFTLKHARH, encoded by the coding sequence ATGAAGAAGGAGGTGCTGATCGTGGGAGCTGGTCCATCAGGCCTTGCCACTGCTGCATGCCTAAACATGTTTTCCATTGCAAACATCATACTAGAGAAAGAGGATTGCAGTGCTTCTCTTTGGAGGAGGAGGGCATATGATCGTCTGAAGCTTCACCTTGCCAAGCAATTTTGTGAGCTGCCGCACATGCCTTACCCTAGCACGTTTCCAACCTTCATACCCAAGGATCAATTCATCCAGTACTTGGATAACTATCAAGCACGTTTCAAGCCGAATATTGTTTATTGCACTGTTGTTGATTCCGCTAATTATGACAAATACAAAGGAACATGGAGCATAATGGCTTGGGACAAGGTCACGGGGGAGGTCAAAGAGTACACGGCAAAGTTTCTGGTCGTGGCCACCGGAGAGAACGATGAAGGGATGATACCAGATATCCCGGGTTTGAAGACCTTCTCTGGGGAGGTCGTCCACTCTTCTTTTTACAAGTCGGGGGCTGCTTACGCTGGCAAAAATGTTCTTGTTGTTGGAAGCGGTAACTCAGGCATGGAGATTGCTTATGATCTCTCAAACTTTGGAGCAAAAACCGCCATCACCATCCAAAGCCCGGTAACTAGATTTACCTTGAAACATGCTCGACATTAG
- the LOC103711092 gene encoding probable indole-3-pyruvate monooxygenase YUCCA11, translated as MGMVLVKYLNVRLVDTLLLMLSNLKYGDLSKYGITKPKLGPLSLKIATGRSSVIDVGTIAKIKSGEIQVVKGPSRIQGNEVLFTDDKSYQFDAIVFATGYQSKVKKWLKDDFGLVGLDGFPIAKFPNHWKGENGLYFAGFARSGLAGISMDAKNIADDINMAYY; from the exons ATGGGGATGGTTTTAGTAAAATACCTCAATGTTCGTTTGGTGGACACCTTACTTCTTATGCTTAGTAATCTCAAATACGGAGATTTGTCCAAGTATGGGATTACAAAGCCAAAACTAGGCCCTCTCTCTCTTAAGATTGCGACCGGTAGATCATCAGTTATTGATGTTGGTACTATAGCAAAGATCAAAAGCGGTGAGATTCAG GTTGTCAAAGGGCCATCGAGAATACAAGGCAATGAGGTACTTTTTACCGATGACAAGTCATATCAGTTCGATGCAATAGTTTTTGCAACCGGCTATCAAAGCAAAGTAAAAAAATGGTTAAAG GATGATTTTGGTCTCGTTGGCCTAGATGGGTTTCCCATAGCAAAATTTCCAAACCACTGGAAGGGAGAAAATGGGCTATACTTTGCTGGGTTTGCTAGAAGCGGATTGGCCGGAATCTCCATGGATGCAAAAAACATTGCTGATGATATAAACATGGCTTATTATTGA
- the LOC103711033 gene encoding nuclear transport factor 2-like — protein sequence MASKQSAPGRSPPSAQVVGNAFVHQYYHILHQSPELVYYFCLENSKLVRPEDQGMMSLITTMQAINEKILSMDYREFEAEKKTVDAQESLDGGVFLLVTGYLTGKDNIKRSFTQSFFLAT from the exons ATGGCCTCCAAGCAGTCGGCTCCTGGCAGATCTCCCCCCTCTGCTCAAGTG GTTGGGAATGCCTTTGTTCACCAATACTACCATATCCTTCACCAGTCTCCGGAGCTCGTCTACTACTTCTGCCTAGAGAACAGCAAGCTCGTTCGCCCAGAGGACCAGGGCATGATGAGTTTGATCACCACCATGCAA GCGATCAACGAGAAGATACTGTCTATGGACTACAGAGAGTTCGAGGCAGAGAAGAAGACGGTGGATGCTCAGGAATCGCTTGATGGTGGGGTGTTCCTCCTCGTTACTGGGTACCTCACAGGGAAGGATAACATCAAGAGAAGCTTCACTCAGTCTTTCTTCCTTGCCACCTAG